The following proteins are encoded in a genomic region of Micrococcaceae bacterium Sec5.8:
- a CDS encoding ABC transporter permease codes for MTLGDAAGPLIHLQDYVSIILLSSQMLNSTLEEKENRVTEMVLTTLNPTTLIVGKVIARFMVSLAQILVFQTLVVIGYLFFREKLALPDVDLSHLSFEPWTMIVGALLLIGGFTDFTGVSSRSARSCPPPKTPERSSDPSHGPDFRPLSSP; via the coding sequence ATGACGTTGGGGGACGCGGCCGGTCCGCTGATACACCTTCAGGACTACGTCTCGATCATTCTGCTCTCCAGCCAGATGCTCAACTCGACTTTGGAGGAAAAAGAGAACCGGGTCACCGAAATGGTCCTCACCACCCTGAACCCCACCACACTGATCGTTGGCAAAGTCATCGCCCGCTTCATGGTCAGCCTCGCCCAAATCCTGGTCTTTCAGACCCTCGTCGTCATCGGCTACCTCTTCTTCCGGGAAAAACTCGCCCTCCCCGACGTCGACCTCTCCCACCTCAGCTTCGAACCATGGACCATGATCGTCGGAGCGCTGCTGCTCATCGGAGGCTTCACGGACTTCACCGGTGTCTCGTCGCGATCGGCGCGATCATGCCCACCGCCAAAGACGCCGGAACGATCTTCGGACCCCTCTCATGGCCCTGATTTTCGTCCCCTTTCTTCGCCGTGA
- a CDS encoding DUF222 domain-containing protein — MKSGEALSRECVEAVGAVAGSVAALAAIFGADLPGGGPGSAEPGGAGGDLLRDVADACLEGLAEVARLEARAAAVKVRLTGEYVRAAEALAPPAVSPQQRTAWEMAVVAEVACVLTVSERAAGALICESRALCSGLPLTLAALQAGELSWQHARVMVGESTGLDRGGTAGLEAHFLDPAAPNPARGCPAGELVPGRFRAKARTWRERHHPVSIEARHATCVGDRRVEFVPDRDGMAWFSAYLPAVTASAAWDRATTAARALQGPAETRTLTQLRADITAAWLLTGGTDRTDATGGTDGTDGTDGTGGTGGTGTGGVPSPRAQVLITVPVLSLLGLTGEPAVLDGYGPVPPSVARRLVADGSGSFYRVLTDPRDGAPLEIGRSSYRLTTSQRQWLRLRDGKCPFPGCNNASLDNEADHLLAWADGGTTGITNLGQPCRKHHRLKHTSAWTPTGASKNHPPGWTSPMGRRYPSESQDWEPPPWPAILAALTQPPDRGSPAEKTPDRQADPGPPLDNGQGRTPPADEEHDTDLDWNPPPDQEHDTDVDWDPPPDERQGWDPPADEEQDTDVDWNPPPDKNPGWDLDAELDSGLPPDPGPDPDQELPVDPLPAKYQPAA; from the coding sequence GTGAAGAGCGGGGAAGCTTTGAGCAGGGAGTGCGTGGAGGCGGTGGGTGCCGTTGCCGGCTCTGTTGCGGCGCTTGCCGCGATCTTCGGGGCGGACCTGCCCGGTGGGGGGCCGGGTTCCGCGGAGCCGGGCGGGGCGGGTGGGGATCTGTTGCGGGACGTCGCGGATGCGTGTCTGGAGGGGTTGGCTGAGGTGGCGCGGTTGGAGGCCCGGGCCGCGGCGGTGAAGGTCCGGTTGACCGGTGAGTATGTCCGGGCCGCGGAGGCACTGGCCCCGCCGGCGGTCTCGCCGCAGCAGCGCACCGCGTGGGAGATGGCGGTCGTGGCGGAGGTCGCGTGTGTGTTGACGGTCAGCGAACGTGCTGCCGGGGCTTTGATCTGCGAGTCCCGGGCACTGTGCTCGGGGTTGCCGTTGACTCTGGCGGCGTTGCAGGCCGGGGAGTTGTCCTGGCAGCACGCCCGGGTCATGGTCGGGGAGAGCACCGGCCTGGACCGGGGAGGGACGGCCGGGCTGGAAGCGCATTTTTTGGATCCCGCGGCGCCGAACCCGGCCCGGGGCTGCCCGGCCGGGGAGCTTGTCCCGGGCCGGTTCCGGGCCAAAGCCCGGACCTGGCGTGAACGCCACCACCCGGTCAGTATCGAGGCCCGGCACGCGACCTGCGTCGGGGACCGGCGGGTGGAGTTCGTCCCGGACCGGGATGGCATGGCCTGGTTCTCGGCCTACCTCCCGGCCGTGACCGCGTCCGCGGCCTGGGACCGGGCCACCACCGCCGCGCGCGCCCTTCAGGGCCCGGCCGAGACCAGGACCTTGACCCAGCTCCGCGCTGACATCACCGCGGCGTGGCTGCTGACGGGCGGGACAGATCGAACGGATGCCACGGGTGGAACGGATGGAACGGATGGAACGGATGGAACGGGTGGAACGGGTGGGACGGGGACAGGGGGTGTGCCGTCGCCGCGGGCGCAGGTCCTGATCACCGTCCCGGTGCTCTCACTGCTCGGTCTTACCGGGGAACCGGCGGTGTTGGACGGGTACGGGCCGGTTCCGCCGTCGGTGGCCCGCCGCCTGGTCGCCGACGGGTCCGGGTCCTTTTACCGGGTCCTGACCGATCCCCGCGACGGGGCACCGTTGGAGATCGGCCGGAGCAGTTACCGGCTCACCACCTCCCAGCGGCAGTGGCTGCGGCTCCGGGACGGGAAGTGCCCCTTTCCAGGGTGTAACAATGCTTCCCTGGACAACGAAGCAGACCACCTGTTGGCCTGGGCCGACGGCGGCACCACCGGGATCACGAACCTCGGCCAGCCCTGCCGCAAACACCACCGCCTCAAACACACCTCAGCCTGGACACCCACCGGGGCCAGCAAAAACCACCCGCCCGGATGGACCTCACCAATGGGACGGCGGTACCCCAGCGAATCCCAGGACTGGGAACCACCACCCTGGCCAGCCATCCTCGCAGCACTGACCCAGCCCCCGGACCGGGGCTCCCCGGCGGAGAAGACCCCGGACCGGCAAGCGGACCCGGGGCCGCCACTGGACAACGGCCAGGGCCGGACACCGCCCGCGGACGAGGAACACGACACGGACCTGGACTGGAACCCGCCACCGGACCAGGAACACGACACGGACGTGGACTGGGACCCGCCACCAGACGAGAGACAGGGCTGGGACCCGCCCGCGGACGAGGAACAGGACACGGACGTGGATTGGAACCCGCCACCAGACAAGAACCCGGGCTGGGACCTGGACGCGGAGCTGGACTCGGGACTGCCGCCGGACCCCGGCCCGGACCCCGACCAGGAACTCCCCGTCGACCCTCTACCCGCAAAGTACCAACCCGCGGCCTGA
- a CDS encoding M1 family metallopeptidase — MSSSPQSSTAAAGTGGLPSSDQPAVSPDPYLPGHGTDAYRVTRYEIELDYKLSSNRLNGRAVVHGVTQRPTSAIVLDLTGLRATKIQLGGRKVRKFSHRADQLVVVPEAALLPGEDFILDIRYEGNPSPRRGLWGEVGWEELTDGVLVAGQPNGAPSWFPCNDHPLDKASYRISVTTDANYRAVCNGLLVSRTSRSSRETWIYEQTEPMSTYLATVQIGRYELLVLNPGHPESHVPQYAAVPAVLADMARAGLTRQPEMMRTFIDCFGPYPFSEYTAVVTGDDLEIPLEAQSLSIFGPNHLTQDWESQRLIAHELSHQWFGNSLTAASWKDIWLHEGFACYAEWIWSEEAGIMSVARRAAGAWRKLKAGKQDLLVGDPGPELMFDDRVYKRGALALHALRLRCGDLAFFSLLHDWAGQNRHGSVSTAQFILTADHATGLDTETLLHPWLYQEALPPLPGSD; from the coding sequence ATGAGTTCCAGCCCCCAGAGTTCCACCGCTGCCGCTGGCACCGGAGGACTCCCGTCCTCCGATCAACCCGCCGTCTCTCCGGATCCTTACTTGCCAGGGCATGGCACCGACGCCTACCGTGTTACCCGTTATGAAATCGAGCTGGACTATAAGCTCAGCAGCAACCGCCTGAACGGGCGCGCTGTGGTCCACGGCGTGACCCAGCGGCCGACGTCGGCCATCGTCCTGGATCTGACCGGGCTCCGGGCCACGAAGATTCAGCTCGGCGGCCGAAAGGTTCGAAAGTTCAGCCACCGGGCCGACCAGCTCGTCGTGGTTCCCGAGGCCGCATTGCTCCCGGGCGAGGACTTCATCCTGGATATCCGCTACGAGGGCAACCCTTCTCCCCGCCGGGGTTTGTGGGGCGAAGTGGGCTGGGAAGAACTGACCGACGGGGTGCTCGTGGCCGGGCAGCCCAACGGCGCGCCGTCCTGGTTTCCCTGCAACGACCACCCGCTGGACAAGGCAAGCTACCGGATTTCGGTGACCACCGACGCCAACTACCGGGCCGTGTGCAATGGCCTCCTGGTCTCCCGTACCAGCCGGTCGAGCCGCGAGACCTGGATCTATGAGCAAACCGAGCCCATGTCCACCTACCTCGCCACAGTACAAATCGGCCGCTATGAACTCCTGGTGCTCAATCCCGGCCATCCGGAATCCCACGTACCGCAGTATGCGGCCGTTCCGGCGGTGCTGGCGGATATGGCCCGCGCGGGGCTGACGCGACAACCCGAGATGATGCGCACCTTCATCGATTGTTTCGGGCCCTACCCCTTTTCGGAATACACGGCCGTGGTGACCGGGGACGACCTGGAAATCCCATTGGAAGCGCAAAGCCTGTCCATCTTCGGTCCCAACCACTTGACGCAGGACTGGGAGTCCCAGCGGCTCATTGCCCATGAATTGTCCCATCAGTGGTTCGGCAATTCGCTGACGGCGGCCTCATGGAAGGACATCTGGCTCCACGAGGGATTCGCCTGCTACGCGGAATGGATCTGGTCCGAGGAAGCCGGCATTATGTCTGTGGCGCGCCGCGCGGCAGGTGCGTGGCGGAAACTCAAGGCCGGCAAGCAGGACTTGCTGGTGGGCGACCCTGGACCGGAGCTCATGTTCGATGACCGCGTCTATAAACGCGGCGCCTTGGCACTGCATGCCCTGCGCCTGCGCTGCGGCGACCTGGCATTTTTCTCCCTGCTCCACGACTGGGCCGGCCAGAACCGTCATGGCTCTGTCTCGACGGCGCAGTTCATCCTTACCGCTGACCATGCGACCGGGCTCGACACCGAAACTCTCCTTCACCCGTGGTTGTATCAGGAAGCGCTGCCACCCTTGCCAGGCAGCGACTAA
- a CDS encoding Pls/PosA family non-ribosomal peptide synthetase, which translates to MATPPERTLVDILKDTAGRFPDASALDDGHQSLSYAQLLVAVRAKARELHAAGLGAGDKIGVRIPSGSNLLYVSILAILMVGAAYVPVDADDPNERAKLVFGEARVAGVLRGGEIVTNSLRPRPFPAPRLPGPEDDAWVIFTSGSTGTPKGVAVRHRSSAAFVDAEARLFLQDDPIGPQDRVLAGLSVAFDASCEEMWLAWRYGACLVPAPRALVRTGMDLGPWLISHGITVVSTVPTLAALWPVEALESVRLLIFGGEACPPELTERLAVEGREVWNTYGPTEATVVACAARMGGPGPIRIGLPLDGWDLAVVDANAVPVGEGEIGELIIGGVGLARYLDPAKDAEKYAPMPSLGWTRAYRSGDLVRYEAEGLIFQGRADEQVKLGGRRIELGEIDAALQALPDVAGAAATVQTTAAGNQILVGYLAAAEGRGLDLAAAREALGESLPAALIPLLTVVDSLPTKTSGKVDRRALPWPLAGAGAAGADAAPLNLPEDASWIVEQWSAVLGNAVSSLDADFFAYGGGSLAAAQLVSALRVRFPTITVADIYATPRVGALIDTARQSLPDGGLVPVPERTVRPTARKSQVFQTLMGIPLHLLVGMRWLTYLMAANNLLFSFAGFTAAPTVSWWWVAASWLVFVSPAGRMLISVSAARLLLRGVVPGAYPRSGRVHLRLWLAEQIQDLAGAVSLASAPWVPYYARALGAKIGHNVQLHSLPPVTGLLSLGSGCNIEPEVDLSGWWIDGDIVHIGAIHIGPGAAVGSRSTLMPGATIGAGAQVAAGSAVLGKVKAGQLVSGSPAERRGKAKHTWPDTPPENPLIGRLWFAGFATASAALALIPFLSAAGAASVVFAFIRGSESLTAALPQVLLSLPPAALVWFLLNLVLILATTRLLGAGLAEGYYRVRSRIGWQVWATERVLDMARDLLFPIYASLFTPVWLRLLGARIGKNVEASTVLLIPKMTTVGEGAFLADDTMVATYELDGGWLRIAPAKIGKRSFLGNSGMTAAGRSVPKNSLVAVLSATPAKSKSGTSWLGSPPVRLRRTAIASDDTRTYQPPRKLKIARALWELCRFVPVVATVAIAAGVLIALDWLAAVSNYGVAALLGGVVVLIAGAVAAGSAVVAKWLLVGRIKPGEHTLWSSFIWRNEVVDTFIEMVSAPWFARSATGTPALVWWLRALGAKIGAGTWCESYWLPEADLVTLGKNSTVNRGCVVQTHLFHDRVMSIDTVTLEDGATMGPHGVILPQARIGKGGTVGPASLVMRGETVPAGTYWMGNPVSPWGGPAAPSPTSK; encoded by the coding sequence CTGGCGACGCCGCCGGAGCGGACGCTCGTTGACATCCTGAAGGACACGGCCGGGCGTTTCCCGGATGCCTCTGCGCTCGATGACGGGCATCAGTCGCTCAGTTATGCCCAGCTGTTGGTAGCGGTCCGGGCCAAGGCGCGGGAGCTCCACGCCGCCGGCCTGGGAGCGGGCGACAAGATCGGCGTCCGGATTCCGTCCGGCTCCAACCTGCTCTACGTCTCCATCCTGGCCATCCTGATGGTTGGGGCGGCCTATGTCCCGGTGGACGCCGATGATCCCAATGAACGGGCCAAACTCGTCTTCGGTGAGGCGAGGGTGGCCGGTGTCCTGCGCGGCGGCGAGATCGTGACGAACAGCTTGCGCCCCCGCCCGTTTCCCGCTCCCCGGCTCCCCGGCCCGGAGGACGACGCCTGGGTGATCTTCACGTCCGGGTCCACGGGGACCCCCAAGGGCGTCGCGGTGCGGCACCGGTCCTCGGCAGCCTTCGTTGACGCCGAGGCCCGGCTTTTCCTCCAGGACGATCCGATCGGCCCGCAGGACCGTGTCCTGGCTGGACTGTCCGTTGCTTTCGACGCCTCCTGTGAGGAGATGTGGCTCGCCTGGCGGTACGGCGCCTGCCTTGTGCCGGCGCCGCGGGCCCTCGTCCGGACGGGCATGGACCTCGGCCCGTGGCTGATCAGCCACGGCATCACGGTCGTCTCCACTGTGCCCACCCTCGCCGCTCTCTGGCCGGTAGAGGCTCTGGAGAGCGTCCGCCTGCTCATCTTCGGCGGGGAAGCCTGCCCGCCGGAGCTCACCGAACGGCTGGCCGTCGAGGGTCGCGAGGTCTGGAACACGTACGGACCCACCGAGGCCACAGTCGTCGCCTGCGCCGCCCGGATGGGCGGTCCCGGTCCGATCAGGATCGGCCTTCCCCTGGACGGCTGGGACCTCGCCGTCGTCGACGCCAACGCCGTACCTGTCGGCGAAGGCGAGATCGGTGAACTGATCATTGGCGGCGTTGGCCTGGCCCGGTACCTGGACCCGGCGAAGGACGCCGAGAAATATGCCCCCATGCCGTCGCTGGGCTGGACCCGTGCGTACCGCTCCGGAGACCTGGTCCGCTATGAAGCTGAGGGGCTGATTTTCCAGGGCCGCGCCGATGAGCAGGTCAAGCTCGGTGGACGCCGGATTGAGTTGGGCGAGATCGATGCCGCCCTGCAGGCTCTGCCTGATGTCGCCGGCGCGGCGGCGACGGTGCAGACAACGGCGGCCGGCAACCAGATCCTCGTCGGATACCTCGCAGCGGCAGAGGGACGCGGGCTCGATCTGGCCGCCGCCCGGGAAGCCCTCGGTGAAAGCCTGCCGGCTGCGCTCATCCCGCTGCTGACAGTCGTTGATTCGCTGCCCACCAAGACCAGCGGCAAGGTGGACCGCCGTGCGCTGCCGTGGCCGCTGGCCGGCGCCGGCGCTGCCGGCGCCGATGCGGCCCCGTTGAACCTTCCTGAGGATGCCTCGTGGATCGTGGAGCAGTGGAGCGCGGTGCTGGGGAATGCGGTGTCCAGCCTCGACGCCGACTTCTTCGCCTACGGGGGCGGGTCGCTGGCCGCTGCGCAGCTTGTGTCCGCCCTTCGCGTGCGCTTTCCCACCATCACGGTTGCGGACATTTACGCGACCCCCCGGGTCGGGGCGCTCATCGACACCGCGCGACAGTCGCTGCCCGACGGAGGACTGGTTCCGGTCCCGGAGCGCACAGTCCGGCCCACGGCCCGCAAATCGCAGGTCTTTCAGACGCTCATGGGCATACCGTTGCACCTCCTGGTAGGCATGCGCTGGCTGACATATCTCATGGCTGCTAACAACCTGCTCTTCTCCTTTGCCGGTTTCACGGCTGCGCCCACCGTGTCCTGGTGGTGGGTCGCGGCCTCCTGGCTCGTTTTCGTCAGCCCTGCCGGCCGGATGCTGATCTCCGTCTCCGCCGCCCGCCTACTGCTCCGCGGGGTGGTCCCGGGAGCCTACCCACGCTCCGGCCGGGTGCATCTCCGCCTCTGGCTGGCGGAGCAGATCCAGGACCTGGCAGGCGCGGTCAGCCTGGCCAGCGCCCCCTGGGTGCCCTATTACGCCCGGGCCCTCGGGGCGAAAATCGGCCACAACGTCCAGCTCCACTCACTGCCTCCCGTTACCGGCCTGCTCTCGCTTGGCAGCGGTTGCAACATTGAACCTGAAGTCGATCTTTCCGGCTGGTGGATCGACGGCGACATCGTCCACATCGGCGCCATCCACATCGGGCCCGGCGCTGCGGTCGGCAGCCGCAGCACTCTGATGCCCGGTGCCACCATCGGAGCCGGGGCCCAGGTGGCCGCCGGATCGGCCGTGCTGGGCAAGGTGAAGGCCGGCCAACTCGTGTCGGGGTCTCCCGCTGAGCGGCGGGGCAAAGCCAAGCACACCTGGCCGGACACTCCCCCGGAGAATCCGCTGATCGGCCGGCTCTGGTTCGCCGGCTTCGCCACCGCCTCCGCCGCCCTGGCCCTGATCCCCTTTCTGTCCGCTGCCGGGGCAGCTTCTGTGGTCTTCGCGTTCATCCGGGGCAGCGAATCACTGACGGCCGCGCTCCCCCAGGTCCTGCTGTCTCTGCCGCCGGCAGCCCTGGTCTGGTTCCTTTTAAACCTTGTGCTGATCCTTGCCACCACCCGACTTCTCGGCGCGGGGCTGGCCGAAGGCTACTACCGGGTGCGCAGCAGGATCGGCTGGCAGGTCTGGGCGACCGAGCGGGTGCTGGACATGGCCCGAGACCTGCTCTTTCCCATCTATGCCAGCCTCTTCACGCCTGTTTGGCTGCGTCTGCTCGGCGCCAGAATCGGCAAAAACGTGGAAGCGTCAACTGTTCTGCTGATCCCGAAGATGACCACGGTGGGCGAGGGCGCATTCCTTGCCGACGACACCATGGTGGCCACCTACGAACTCGACGGCGGGTGGTTGCGGATCGCCCCCGCCAAGATCGGCAAACGCTCGTTCCTCGGCAACTCCGGGATGACCGCGGCCGGACGCAGTGTGCCCAAGAACTCCCTGGTGGCAGTGCTTTCCGCTACCCCGGCAAAATCGAAGTCCGGGACTTCCTGGTTGGGCAGCCCGCCGGTCCGGCTCCGGCGCACCGCCATCGCCTCCGATGACACCAGGACGTACCAGCCGCCACGGAAACTAAAGATCGCCCGCGCGCTGTGGGAACTGTGCCGCTTCGTCCCGGTCGTGGCGACGGTTGCGATCGCGGCCGGCGTCTTGATTGCCCTCGATTGGCTTGCCGCGGTCTCCAATTACGGCGTCGCGGCACTCTTGGGCGGCGTCGTGGTCCTGATCGCCGGCGCCGTGGCTGCCGGCAGCGCCGTCGTAGCGAAATGGTTGCTGGTGGGACGCATCAAACCCGGCGAGCACACGCTGTGGAGCTCTTTCATCTGGCGCAACGAGGTGGTTGACACGTTCATCGAAATGGTCAGCGCCCCCTGGTTCGCCCGCTCCGCCACCGGAACACCGGCCTTGGTCTGGTGGCTCCGGGCCCTCGGCGCAAAGATCGGCGCCGGCACCTGGTGCGAAAGCTATTGGCTGCCCGAAGCAGACCTCGTGACCCTGGGGAAGAACTCCACGGTCAACCGGGGCTGCGTCGTCCAGACCCATTTGTTCCACGACCGCGTGATGAGCATTGACACTGTTACGCTCGAAGATGGGGCAACGATGGGCCCGCACGGAGTGATCCTTCCGCAGGCCCGGATCGGCAAGGGCGGCACGGTGGGCCCGGCGTCCCTCGTGATGCGGGGTGAGACGGTGCCCGCCGGGACGTACTGGATGGGTAATCCGGTCAGTCCGTGGGGTGGGCCTGCTGCGCCATCCCCCACGTCGAAGTAG
- a CDS encoding quinone oxidoreductase produces MMHAIVARESGGPRVLELSEVERPVPGPGQLLVKVAAIGVNFIDTYKRSGSYKVGYPFTPGSEASGTVAEIGAGVTGFSSGDRVATAEGANCYAGYTLIDEDKALPVPAGVDDFTAAALPLQGITAHYLINSSFKVEPGHTVLLHAGAGGVGLLLIQLLKARGAHVITTVSTDEKESLAREAGADHVLRYEGFAVRVRELTGGAGAHVVYDGVGKDTFDGSLASLRIRGTLVLFGAASGPVPPFDPQRLNASGSLYLTRPTIVHFLRDAKERRWRSDELFASVADGSLKVRVGARYDLAEAAQAHDDLEQRRTTGKVLLVP; encoded by the coding sequence ATGATGCATGCAATCGTCGCCCGCGAATCCGGCGGCCCCCGGGTCCTTGAGCTGTCGGAGGTGGAGCGCCCGGTCCCGGGACCCGGCCAGCTGCTGGTGAAGGTTGCCGCCATCGGCGTGAACTTTATCGACACCTACAAACGCAGCGGCAGCTACAAGGTGGGTTACCCCTTCACCCCAGGCTCCGAGGCCTCCGGAACTGTGGCGGAGATCGGCGCCGGAGTGACCGGTTTTTCATCCGGTGACCGGGTGGCCACGGCCGAAGGCGCCAACTGCTACGCCGGTTACACCCTGATCGATGAGGACAAGGCGCTGCCGGTCCCCGCCGGTGTGGACGACTTCACGGCCGCGGCTCTGCCGCTGCAGGGCATTACTGCGCACTACCTGATCAACTCCTCGTTCAAAGTGGAGCCGGGCCACACGGTCCTGCTGCATGCCGGAGCGGGCGGCGTCGGACTCCTGCTGATCCAGCTGCTCAAAGCCCGGGGTGCCCACGTCATCACCACCGTCTCTACCGACGAGAAGGAGTCGCTGGCCCGGGAAGCCGGCGCTGACCATGTGCTGCGCTACGAGGGCTTCGCCGTCAGGGTCCGCGAGCTGACCGGCGGCGCCGGCGCGCATGTGGTGTACGACGGCGTCGGGAAGGACACCTTTGACGGGTCCCTGGCCTCCCTTCGCATCCGCGGGACCCTTGTTCTCTTCGGCGCCGCGTCCGGTCCGGTGCCCCCCTTCGATCCGCAGCGGCTCAACGCCAGCGGCTCGCTGTACCTGACGCGGCCGACGATCGTGCATTTCCTGCGTGACGCCAAGGAGCGCCGCTGGCGTTCGGATGAGCTCTTCGCCTCGGTTGCCGACGGGTCCCTCAAGGTCCGGGTCGGCGCCCGCTACGACCTTGCCGAAGCCGCCCAGGCGCATGATGACCTGGAGCAGCGGCGCACCACTGGAAAAGTCCTCCTGGTTCCCTGA
- a CDS encoding acyl-CoA desaturase, protein MTPTTATPDRPVSRIRQPNAVVLSYSELLKTVKAAGLLERRVGFYIAVFAVLVLLMTATWFGFALIGDSWFQLLIAAALGVLCTQLSFLAHEAGHRQIFASRRANDWAARLLATSVAGISYSWWEQKHGAHHNHPNVISKDPDIATGAIAFYPEAAATRQGRFSFLTRKQGWLFFPLLFLVGLGLQIDSIKFIFQRAKVTHRWVEIPILAVRLSLLPVLAFTFLPWGMALAFIGVQLAVFGFYMGASFAPNHKGMPVLPADSRVDFFSRQVLTSRNISGGRFMDILLGGLNRQAEHHLFPDMARPQLDKAAVIVREFCAKHQVPYTETTLLQSYGIIVRYLNDVGLSAGRHFECPMATVTRRY, encoded by the coding sequence ATGACCCCCACCACTGCTACGCCGGATCGCCCCGTTTCGCGGATCCGCCAGCCGAACGCCGTCGTTCTGAGCTATTCCGAACTCCTTAAAACCGTCAAGGCCGCAGGCCTGCTCGAGCGGCGCGTCGGCTTCTACATCGCGGTGTTCGCCGTCCTGGTCCTGCTGATGACCGCCACGTGGTTCGGCTTCGCACTGATTGGCGACAGCTGGTTCCAGCTCCTTATCGCTGCCGCCCTGGGTGTCCTGTGCACCCAACTGAGCTTTCTCGCCCATGAGGCCGGGCACCGGCAGATCTTCGCGTCCCGCCGTGCCAACGACTGGGCTGCCAGGCTGCTCGCCACGTCCGTCGCCGGGATCAGCTACTCGTGGTGGGAGCAGAAACACGGCGCACACCATAACCACCCGAACGTCATTTCCAAGGACCCGGATATCGCCACCGGGGCGATCGCGTTCTACCCGGAAGCCGCAGCCACCCGGCAGGGCCGGTTCTCGTTCTTAACCCGCAAACAGGGTTGGCTGTTTTTCCCCCTGCTCTTCCTCGTGGGCCTGGGCCTGCAGATCGATTCGATCAAGTTCATCTTCCAGCGCGCGAAGGTCACGCACCGCTGGGTTGAAATCCCGATCCTCGCGGTCCGCCTGAGCCTGCTGCCGGTGCTTGCTTTCACCTTCCTGCCCTGGGGCATGGCGCTCGCGTTCATTGGTGTGCAGCTCGCCGTCTTCGGTTTCTACATGGGCGCCTCCTTCGCGCCGAACCACAAGGGCATGCCGGTCCTGCCGGCCGACAGCCGGGTGGACTTCTTCAGCCGCCAGGTGCTCACGTCCCGCAATATTTCCGGCGGGCGGTTCATGGACATCCTCCTCGGTGGCCTCAACCGCCAGGCCGAGCACCACCTCTTTCCGGATATGGCCCGGCCCCAGCTCGACAAGGCTGCCGTGATTGTCCGCGAGTTCTGCGCGAAGCACCAGGTTCCCTACACGGAAACCACCCTTCTGCAGTCCTACGGCATCATCGTCCGGTACCTCAACGACGTCGGGCTCTCCGCCGGACGCCATTTCGAGTGCCCGATGGCTACTGTCACCCGCCGATACTAA
- the argC gene encoding N-acetyl-gamma-glutamyl-phosphate reductase, translating into MTLSVAVSGASGYAGGEVLRLLAGHPNVTIGAITAHSNAGSRLGELQPHLHGLSSRILEDTTVENLSGHDVVFLALPHGASAEIAAKLPAGTLVIDAGADHRLEDAAAWEKFYGSPHAGTWPYGLPELPGQREALRGARRIAVPGCYPTSALLALTPGFSNHLLQADDVVIVAASGTSGAGKAAKVNLIGAEVMGSMSPYGVGGGHRHTPEIEQGLSRALNAPVTVSFTPTLAPMSRGILTTATAKVRPGVTAEELRQAWSEAYDDEPFVHLLPEGRWPSTKSVQGSNHAVLQLALDSHTGRVIVTCAIDNLTKGTAGGAVQSMNIALGLAETAGLELQGVAP; encoded by the coding sequence ATGACTCTTTCTGTTGCCGTCTCCGGCGCAAGCGGCTATGCCGGCGGCGAGGTGCTCCGGCTGCTCGCGGGCCACCCGAATGTCACCATCGGCGCCATCACGGCGCACAGCAACGCCGGTTCCAGACTAGGGGAACTGCAGCCTCATCTCCATGGCCTCTCCAGCCGGATCCTCGAGGACACTACGGTGGAGAACCTGTCCGGACACGACGTCGTATTTCTGGCCCTGCCGCACGGCGCCTCCGCGGAGATCGCCGCGAAACTGCCGGCCGGCACCCTGGTGATCGACGCCGGCGCCGACCACCGGCTCGAGGATGCTGCCGCCTGGGAAAAGTTCTACGGGTCGCCGCACGCAGGCACCTGGCCCTACGGACTGCCCGAACTCCCCGGCCAGCGCGAGGCACTCCGGGGTGCCAGGCGGATCGCTGTCCCCGGCTGTTACCCGACGTCGGCCCTGCTGGCTCTCACCCCGGGCTTCAGCAACCACCTGCTTCAAGCCGACGACGTCGTCATTGTTGCCGCGTCCGGTACCTCCGGGGCCGGCAAGGCTGCCAAGGTCAATCTGATCGGCGCCGAGGTCATGGGTTCGATGAGCCCTTACGGTGTGGGCGGCGGACACCGGCACACCCCCGAAATTGAACAGGGACTCTCCAGGGCGCTGAACGCTCCGGTGACGGTGTCCTTCACGCCCACGCTGGCCCCCATGAGCCGCGGCATCCTCACCACCGCTACCGCGAAGGTGCGGCCCGGCGTCACCGCCGAGGAACTCCGCCAGGCGTGGAGCGAGGCCTATGACGATGAACCGTTCGTGCACCTGTTGCCCGAGGGCCGCTGGCCCTCCACCAAGTCGGTCCAGGGCTCCAACCACGCCGTTCTGCAACTGGCGCTGGACAGCCACACCGGCCGCGTGATTGTCACGTGCGCCATCGACAACCTCACCAAGGGGACGGCCGGCGGCGCTGTGCAGTCCATGAACATCGCCCTCGGCCTGGCGGAAACCGCCGGCCTCGAACTGCAGGGAGTCGCACCATGA